The DNA region CAGGGTGAGCCATGCCcccaggcagcggggagggcggggggggggggacaacgGGGAGCGGAgagtgggtgggggtcccctctCAGCCCAGGATGTCCAGGTAGACAGGGGGGGTCTTGACGAGGGCCTGGAGGCGGTTGTGGATCTCCTTGATGGGCCGGCGCTGCTGGGGCTCgcgctgccagcagctctgcatgATGGCGTAGACCTCGGAGGGACACGTGCGGGGACGCTCCAGCTCCCGCCCCTGCGTGATGCACTCGATGGCCTGCGAGAACCAGGGACGGAGATGGagcacaccccctccccgggtACCCCCATGGGGGTCTGCCGCCAtcctcatccccccccccccccccccgccgactCGCTCACCTCAGTGTTGGAGAGCTGGTACCAGGGCTGCTTCCCGTAGGTGAAGATCTCCCAGAGCACCACGCCGAAGCTCCAGATATCGCTCTCGGTGGTGAATTTACGGTAGAGGATGCTCTCGGGGGGCATCCAGCGGATGGGCAGCATGGTCCTGCCCCCCACCTGCCCGCAGCGGGGCCGTCagcggggcagggacccccccatttctccccccccccccagccctagcCCTGCTCATTAAGCACGCCTCaaactagatataaagaagataatttttacgctgagggtggtgagacaccggcacaggttgcccaaggaggtggtgggtgccccatccctggggacatccaaggtcaggttggacggggctctgagcaacctgatctggttgaagatgtccctgcccacggcaggggggttggaccttccaacccaaaccagtctATGATTAAATATGGATGGAAACGGGTTGGGAAGcagcagctaagaaaaaaaattgagcgTCGTCCCCCCAGCCCATCGCggagctggaggggagggagggggcagctcACCAGCCCGCTCACCCGGTAATAGTCGGTGCTGTAGATGTCCCGGGACATGCCGAAATCTCCGATCTTCACCACCAAATCGTGGCCCACCAGGCAGTTGCGGGTGGCCAGGTCCCGGTGGACGAAGTGAAGGGAGGCGAGGTAGACCATGCCCGACGCGATCTGCGTGGCGATCTGCAGCATGTGGCTCAGCGTCAGCTGCCCGCAGGGctggccctgcccctgctccaggATCTTGGCGTCGGGGCCGTGGGACCTGccgggggcagaggggctgctcgGAGCGGGGGACGAGcgagagtggggggggggggatgcgtatggggtgggggggtgcagaTATATGTGGGGGAGAGGGTGTGCAAAGGTAGGGGAAGGGCCGGGAAGGATGCGCACGTGTGCGTGCAGACGTATGCACGTGTGCCAGGGAAGGAAGCGCACGCGTGTGGGCGTGCACACAGGGGAAGGGCGTAAGTGTGCACACACGCCAGGGAAgggcgtgcatgtgtgtgtgcatgcagaagGGAAAGGCATGCACTTGTGTGCACGCATGCCAAGGAagggtgtgcacgtgtgtgcatgcacacagggGAAGGGCATGCATATATCTGCGCACATGCCAGGGAAGGCGTACACGCATGCACACAGGGGAAGGGCATGCATGTATCTGCGCACATGCCAAGGAAGGGCGTACACGCATGCACACAGGGGAAGGGCATGCGTAAGTGTGCACACACGCCAGGGAAgggcgtgcatgtgtgtgtgcatgcagaagGGAAAGGCATGCACTTGTGTGCTTGCACACAGGGGAAGGGCACGCAAGTATGCGCATGCATGCCAGAAAAGGATGCGCACATGTGTGCACACGCACAGGGGAAAGGCGTGCACTTGTGTGCGTGCACGCCAAGGAAGGGCATGCACATACGTGCACACATGCCGTGGAAGGGCGTACACATGTGTACGTGCACACAGGGGAAGGGCGTGCACATATGTGCACAGATAGCAGGGACAGGCATGCACTTACGTGCATGCACGCCAGGGAAgggtgtgcacatgtgtgtgcacgcACAGGGAGAAGGCGTGCACATGCACAGGGAAAAGGTAAATGCTTGTGTGCACACACGCCAGGGAagggtgtgcacgtgtgtgcatgcacacagggGAAGGgcatgcacatgtgcatgcatacacatGTGTGCATCCTTCCCTGGCATGCATGCACACAAGGGAGAGGCATGTACTTGTGTGCGTGCATGCCAAGGAAGAgcgtgcacacatgcatgcacagagGGGAAGCACATACGCAGATGTGCGCACATACCAGGGAAAAGCGTGCACAGGCGTGTGCATGCACAGGGGGAAAGCGTGCACTGGTACGTATGCATGGGAAGGGAAgggtgtgcacacgtgtgcatgcacacagcgGAAGGGTGTGCCCATGTGTGCACAGATGCCAGGGAAAGGCACGCACATGTATGCACGCACGGGGGAAAAGTGTGCACTTTTATGCATGCATGCCAGGGAACAGTGTACAcacgtgtgcatgcacacaggaGCAAGGTGTGCACACGTGGGCATGCACAGGGGAAAGGCATGCATGGGCGTGCACACGGGGGAAGGGCCTGCACATGTGCGCACACATGCCAGGGAAGGACGTTTACACGCGTGCACACGCGTGGACCGTCACGCCGGGGAAGGCTGCGTGTCAGGGGGTGCTGCGAAAGTGTGACGGCGCGTGTGAAACGGGGCGTGCGAGGCGGGCCGGGGGCCAGCACAGCTCCGGCCGCCTCCAGCCGCTCTGCTTTTGATGCCGACCGCGGCTGACAGCCGTGCCGGGGCGACCGcggccgggagctgggggggttCTGCTCGGCAGAACCATTAATGCCAACTCCCATAACAATAATCATAAAAGCCACGTCTCCGAGCTCATCGCGTGGCCACTAAAGCGATGCCtctggcagccccccccccctcgTCTAGCAGCAATACCTGGGGGGGCAATCGAAAAGTCTCTGCTTATTCCAGCTGATGGCCAATCTCTCTCTATTTAAGCCTCTCAGACAGCTAATCTAATCAATATTGCAAGGAGGGCTGCATTAGCAGGGAGCAGGCTGGCTGCGCTGATGGAGCAGCAGatggggggggcgaggggggggacacaggaccccccccaacccacctgAGGAAGCGGTTGAGGTCGCCGTGCTTCATGTACTCGAAGACCATGATGAGGGGTTCGCCCTCGGTGCAGACGCCGTAAAACTTGACGATGTGTTCGTGTTGCAGCACCGTCAGCAGCTCGGCTTCGCGTTGGAAATCCAAACGGGTGCTTTCCGTCACCTCCTTCAGCGCCTGCTGGCACACGGCGTCAGCGCGGCactgacccccccgccccggggccacccccctccccccagcattGTCCCCCCCCCTCCTCACCTTCACGGCCACCAGCATCTTCTCCTGCTCCGGGAGGAGGTTGTAGCACTCGGCCAAGAAAACCTTCCCGAAGGCGCCTTCGCCCAGCTCCCACTTCAGCACGATGTCCCGCCGCTGCACGTGGTGCACGCCTggagggaccccccaaaacccatcaGTGACCCCCTCCCAGGTTGGGGATGGGTGCGTGGGAGGATGCTCGGGGACCGCAGTCATCGTCGTGTGTGTCatctcccccccccagcccttacAGGCATCGCAGAAATACTGGGGGTTCTCGATGAAGTTGCTCTTCAGCCCCTCCAGTTTGCTCTCGGCCGAGGAGAGGGGGCTGCTCCCCAGGTTCATGAAGTGCAGGGACATGGCCAGGTCGTCCTCTTGGGCCAGCACCGCCGAGCCTTGCGGGGACAAGGACAAGGCCATCGGGGGGGTCCCAcggcccccccccagccagcgcagccagtgccagGCTTTGCCGagcatccccccgccccggccggcccccgGGGGCCAGGCAGCCCGATCAAACCCATTTAGAGGCTGAATCCATTCCAGGagtgaattagcagctgctgcccgtgctgccggggggggggacccagcaCCCCTCCACGGTCCCCACCCACGGTCCGGTCCCCACAGGGACCATCATCCCACACCCATGTCCCAAGCCGGGTACCCGGCATGGCCCCGGCCACCCCGCGGATGTGGGAACCGGGGTGTCCCCGTGCGGCGGCTCAAATCCcaggcgaggcggggggggggactcACGGTTAATGCCGAACTTGGACCGGCGCCCGCACTTGTTGAGGATGATGAGCATGACGGAGAGGAAGAGGCAGGCGAACACGGCCAGCGCCACGGCCACCGAAACCTAGTGATGGCAGGGACGGGGCTTAGGTTGGGGTCCCACCAGgtcccttctcccagccctcGTGGGGGCTGAGATGGCCACAAGTCTCCGGAGCTGCCcgcgggggaaactgaggcaccggGACTCTGCCCATCATATGTCCCCATCCCACTTGGCTCTGGTTCGGCTGTCCCCTAAGGATTTGTCCCACCCTCCCACGGGTGTCCTGGTCCCCCCAGCCCAAACCACGGAGCATCCCCTCACCCCGAACGTGTGCTCGTCCGTCGTCTCCACGGGCCCCTCCAGGGAGCTGTTCCTggtgcctggggcagggagaagggcgCAGGGTgagcgtggggcagggggtccccatcccctggGGTGGTCCCGGCAAGGGGTGGGGACCGGGATCAGCCCTGGTGGGGGGGAATGCacggttttggggaggggggggctggggcaggggtctGTGCCCGGTCACTCACCCAGTGGAGACAGAGACACTGGTGCAGcccaaagggagagagaaaggagaaagaccCGTTATTCCCCTGGCGAGAGCACCCCatccttccccccacccacccctggggaaactgaggcacatcgGGGCTCGCTCAGAGCCAGATACAACCCGTTTCGCCCATCAATGGAAGGAGAGACACGGCGTATCTCCTCCACCGAGACCGGGGAGCCCCCAAGCAGCCCCCCCTTGCCCGCTGTTTGCCGGCACCTACCGGGGATGGGCTCCTCGGGGCTGAAGCTGAAGGGGTTTTCCATGAAACGTCCCTGGACGCTGCGGGCGGCGAAGCCCAGGGGGTTGCGGACCAGGAGGGTGTAGTTGCCGTTGTTGACGTGGGTGGGACGGTTGAGCTGGAGGCAACCGTGGAGGACGGTGGAGTTGTGCTCGTACTCCACGATACGGGTGTGGATGTAGGGTCCCTCGGTCAGGACCGTGCCGTTGAAGAGCCAGTGGATGCTGGGGACCGGATTGCCGTCCACCGAGAAAGGGATGCACCAGAAGTGCTGGGGGATGGCATCGTGCAGGAGCAGGATCAcgggggggactgggggagacAAGAGTCGGGTGGGTCCCCGAGCCGGACCCCTCACCCGGACCCCACGCCAGCCCCCTCCGGGTTGCTCACAGGTGACATTCAGCATCACGCTGTCCTCCGCCGGCCCTACCGCGTTCTCCGCCCGGCACGTCAAGTCTTTGTGGTTGAGGTTGGAGGAGACGTTGCTGATCTCCAAGACGATCTCCCAGTCCGAGAGCTGCGGGGAGCATCGGGATGGGGTGAGCAAAGAGCCCCCCCCgagctgtgccagcccctgcatccccccccacgcccaccccaccagcgagaggACGCTGCGGTGGGGACGGTGCTGCCGGGATGGTCTTGCCTTGGTGACGACGGGCAGCTCGGGTCCCACCTCGGGGAGCACCCATGCCCCGGTGGCCGGTGGCTCGGCGGCGATGCGGCAAGTGAGGTTGACGCTGTCCCCTTGGCGCAGCACCACCTCGGGGTGCTCGATGCGGACGGTCGGGGGCTCTGCCGAGGAGAAGGGGGGTGAGCGGAGCCACCTCCCCGCCGTGTCCCACGCTGTCCCTAGCCAGGTGGCTCAGGGACAAACCCAGCACCCAAACCCGGTGGGGGTCCCCTGCCACGTACCGCAGGCGCGGAGGGGCTGGCTGCCCAGTGGGACCAGCACGCTGCCCTCCCAGCAGCCCAGCGACTGGTTCCCCAGCTCGGCCCGGCTCCCGTTctgccagagctgcagccagcg from Calonectris borealis chromosome 29, bCalBor7.hap1.2, whole genome shotgun sequence includes:
- the NTRK1 gene encoding high affinity nerve growth factor receptor; its protein translation is MPPLPAWLCLAALLLPLPAPGAAGPCPRPCRCPRAGALLCREPGTVSSLARLLGTGGFTDVVIENQQTLTTLTQADTRMLRDLRSLTISRSGLHHISADAFQDTPRLSHVNLSSNALQSLSWKTFQHLPLQELILVGNPFNCSCGLRWLQLWQNGSRAELGNQSLGCWEGSVLVPLGSQPLRACEPPTVRIEHPEVVLRQGDSVNLTCRIAAEPPATGAWVLPEVGPELPVVTKLSDWEIVLEISNVSSNLNHKDLTCRAENAVGPAEDSVMLNVTFPPVILLLHDAIPQHFWCIPFSVDGNPVPSIHWLFNGTVLTEGPYIHTRIVEYEHNSTVLHGCLQLNRPTHVNNGNYTLLVRNPLGFAARSVQGRFMENPFSFSPEEPIPVSLSPLGTRNSSLEGPVETTDEHTFGVSVAVALAVFACLFLSVMLIILNKCGRRSKFGINRSAVLAQEDDLAMSLHFMNLGSSPLSSAESKLEGLKSNFIENPQYFCDACVHHVQRRDIVLKWELGEGAFGKVFLAECYNLLPEQEKMLVAVKALKEVTESTRLDFQREAELLTVLQHEHIVKFYGVCTEGEPLIMVFEYMKHGDLNRFLRSHGPDAKILEQGQGQPCGQLTLSHMLQIATQIASGMVYLASLHFVHRDLATRNCLVGHDLVVKIGDFGMSRDIYSTDYYRVGGRTMLPIRWMPPESILYRKFTTESDIWSFGVVLWEIFTYGKQPWYQLSNTEAIECITQGRELERPRTCPSEVYAIMQSCWQREPQQRRPIKEIHNRLQALVKTPPVYLDILG